A segment of the Bacillus licheniformis DSM 13 = ATCC 14580 genome:
CAAAGATTTCGGTTGAATAGCGATTCGGGGAGATTAAATAGTCCCACTTCGATGCTTCTTTAGTGAAATTTTGCTTGTACTTCTCAGTGTTGGTGCCCGGCATGTGCACTTCTTCCATATCGACGGCAAGCCTTTTCAGCGGAGTCCCGTGCCATGTCTGCACATATGTCGTGTGCTTTGGTTTTGGGATCCACAAAGGAAGCCGGCTGTTTACAACCCAATATTCGGCCCTTGCCATGGCGAACAGCCACTTCAGCGTGAATCGGTGAATATAAGGGACATTTTTTTCTTCAAAAATTTCTGTATAACTCGGATTTACACTCCATATTAAGTTGTATTCCGGATGATGTTCCTTCATATATTCGTAAATTGCTCTCGGATTGCAGCTGTACTGCTTGCCGGCAAAGCTTTCAAAAATGACGGTTTTCTTTTTAACAGGGAGTTTGCCGGCCAGTCCAAAAGTAAAATAGTATGCTCTCTTCACCATGCCCGAAATCTTTTTCTTTGCTTTATTCTTGCCTTTGCGTATGACTGACATCAGCCTTTTTCCTTTTCCTTTGGCAAAATAAACCGCACGGGTTTTGATCGTATAGTCATTCATTCTTAGACGCATACCCCGTTTTCGCTTCTGCGGATAAATGTGAAAACGAGCCGGTCCTTTTTTTGTGTTAACAATTGAAAAACTTTCTATATCATCTATAAGCTTGAATGCCCTGCTTTTTATAGCGATTTCCTCCCCTGTTGCAGCATCTTCACCTACGTATTCTATATAAAACTTAAAGAAAGCAGGCATCCTGTTCTCCTCATACAGCTTTTTCAGATCGATTTCCGCCTCAAATCCAACGGCATGATCAGAAGAATCAGCTGACAAATCGACGCGCTGAACGCCTTTTAAAGGGAAATTGAAAACCCTTTCTTTATCGTTTTGGCTAATTTCCTTTAAAACCAGCTTTCTGCTTTTTATTATCGAACATTCTTCCGCATCGAGCAGAAAAGTATAGCCTCTGATCATTAGTTTTCCTTCGGAGCTTAACTTAATGCTGTCCGGTTCCGCTACTGCTTTTCTCCGTGAAACATCAAGAGCGAAGTGGCCTTTTCGGGTCGTATACGGCAAATAAATGAACTGTTTGACTCGATCCTGATGCCAATACAGCTCAATCGGTTTTGAGGCTGTGTAAATCCTCTTTTTACATTGATTTTTTTCATTATTTTCATATAGCACATAAAAATCAATGACCGTTTCGTCTATTATCAGGTTAGAAAGGTTATTTAAAGATATCTCCGCTGCTTTTAACTGCCCTGAATCGCTTATTTTGTTACAAGTTACACGCATCTCTTTTTTCGAATTGCGGTTCACTGCCAAAATACCGACATGATTAAGAGAGATAGAACTTTCGAACACAAAATAGAGGCGAGCGTCGTTAATTTTTATTTCTCGCAGCTGAAATTCTATCGGAATTGCACTATCCATAAAATCAGTCTACTCCTCTTTTTTTATTCAAAAGCAAAGCCGTTCATACTTATTATATTAAAATGATTCGTATACGAAACAAAA
Coding sequences within it:
- a CDS encoding CDP-glycerol glycerophosphotransferase family protein, translating into MDSAIPIEFQLREIKINDARLYFVFESSISLNHVGILAVNRNSKKEMRVTCNKISDSGQLKAAEISLNNLSNLIIDETVIDFYVLYENNEKNQCKKRIYTASKPIELYWHQDRVKQFIYLPYTTRKGHFALDVSRRKAVAEPDSIKLSSEGKLMIRGYTFLLDAEECSIIKSRKLVLKEISQNDKERVFNFPLKGVQRVDLSADSSDHAVGFEAEIDLKKLYEENRMPAFFKFYIEYVGEDAATGEEIAIKSRAFKLIDDIESFSIVNTKKGPARFHIYPQKRKRGMRLRMNDYTIKTRAVYFAKGKGKRLMSVIRKGKNKAKKKISGMVKRAYYFTFGLAGKLPVKKKTVIFESFAGKQYSCNPRAIYEYMKEHHPEYNLIWSVNPSYTEIFEEKNVPYIHRFTLKWLFAMARAEYWVVNSRLPLWIPKPKHTTYVQTWHGTPLKRLAVDMEEVHMPGTNTEKYKQNFTKEASKWDYLISPNRYSTEIFARAFQFNKTMIESGYPRNDFLYTDNRPETMKAIKRKMNIPEDKKVILYAPTWRDDQFYKKGKYKFDLDLNLEKLREEIGDNYVIVLRMHYLVAENFDLSPYKGFAYDFSSYEDIRELYMVSDLLITDYSSVFFDFANLKRPMIFFVPDIETYRDKLRGFYFDFEQEAPGPLVKTTEEVIEKIKETETSDYRLPDIFEPFYEKFCYLETGNSTEKVVKTVFK